From Lysobacter silvisoli, the proteins below share one genomic window:
- a CDS encoding HPr family phosphocarrier protein, which yields MIERELTVSNRLGLHARATAKLVQVLSAFRSTVTLTAKGREVNAKSIMGVMLLAAGQGTTVKLRVEGEDEAQAADAAIALFDRRFDEDS from the coding sequence ATGATCGAACGCGAACTGACCGTCTCCAACCGACTGGGCCTGCACGCCCGCGCCACCGCCAAGCTGGTGCAGGTGCTGTCGGCCTTCCGCAGCACCGTCACCCTCACGGCCAAGGGCCGCGAGGTCAACGCCAAGAGCATCATGGGGGTGATGCTGCTGGCCGCCGGCCAGGGCACCACGGTCAAGCTGCGGGTGGAAGGCGAGGACGAAGCCCAAGCCGCCGACGCCGCGATCGCGCTGTTCGATCGCCGTTTCGACGAAGACAGCTGA
- a CDS encoding PTS sugar transporter subunit IIA has protein sequence MPLHELLSARRVAILEQSSDRDAVLDAAARLLAEGSPDGAQAIGDSLRERERLASTAIGHGVAIPHGRSALFGDSRGAFLRLEQPVDFGAADGEKVDLVLAMTVPEHYVQQHLQLLAELAERFAEADFRAALRAAGDVDELGWRLLGGGALRSGAQAGGSQA, from the coding sequence ATGCCGCTTCATGAACTGCTGAGCGCGCGACGGGTCGCGATCCTGGAGCAATCCAGCGATCGCGACGCCGTCTTGGACGCCGCCGCGCGCCTGCTGGCCGAGGGCTCGCCGGACGGGGCACAGGCCATCGGCGACAGCCTGCGCGAGCGCGAACGCCTGGCCAGCACCGCCATCGGCCATGGCGTGGCCATCCCGCACGGCCGCAGCGCCCTGTTCGGCGACAGCCGCGGTGCCTTTCTGCGATTGGAACAACCGGTAGACTTCGGCGCAGCCGATGGCGAAAAAGTCGATCTGGTGCTGGCCATGACCGTGCCCGAACACTACGTGCAGCAACACCTGCAGCTGCTGGCCGAACTGGCCGAGCGCTTCGCCGAGGCCGATTTCCGCGCCGCCTTGCGCGCGGCCGGCGACGTGGACGAATTGGGCTGGCGACTGCTGGGCGGCGGCGCGCTGCGCAGCGGGGCACAAGCCGGCGGGTCGCAGGCATGA
- a CDS encoding alkylphosphonate utilization protein — protein sequence MIVKDSNGTALADGDSVLVIKDLKVKGTSVTLKRGTLCKHIRLTDDEALIECNVDKVKGLVLRTEFVKKA from the coding sequence ATGATCGTGAAAGACAGCAACGGCACCGCGCTCGCCGACGGCGATTCGGTGCTGGTCATTAAAGACCTGAAGGTGAAGGGCACCTCGGTGACGCTCAAGCGCGGCACCTTGTGCAAGCACATCCGCCTGACCGACGACGAGGCGCTGATCGAGTGCAACGTCGACAAGGTCAAGGGCCTGGTATTGCGGACGGAGTTCGTGAAGAAGGCTTGA
- the rapZ gene encoding RNase adapter RapZ yields MVNQSVEPVLIIVSGMSGSGKSVALHTFEDLGYYCVDNLPAELLPEFVRTVVKADDGIPAKLAVSIDVRNRHSDLANIPGWLSTVGKLGVDPRLVFFEARDEVLLKRYADTRRRHPLSQLGLALADAIALEHQVLRPLRQIADAVVDTSDLNVHQLRRHVITEFGMGGETGMSLLFESFAYRRGVPADADFVFDARALPNPHWDPSLRPLSGRDAGVREYLQAQPYVQQFVEQIGQFLDIWLPRLQADSTRSYATVAFGCTGGRHRSVYLAERLAEHARERGWNEVAVHHRELD; encoded by the coding sequence ATCGTGAACCAAAGCGTCGAACCGGTCCTGATCATCGTCAGCGGCATGTCCGGCTCGGGCAAGTCGGTGGCGCTGCACACCTTCGAAGACCTGGGCTACTACTGCGTCGACAACCTGCCCGCCGAACTGCTGCCGGAGTTCGTGCGCACCGTGGTCAAGGCCGACGACGGCATTCCGGCCAAGCTCGCGGTCAGCATCGACGTGCGCAACCGCCACAGCGACCTGGCCAATATTCCCGGCTGGCTGTCGACGGTGGGCAAGCTGGGTGTGGACCCCAGGCTGGTGTTCTTCGAAGCGCGCGACGAAGTGCTGCTCAAGCGCTACGCCGACACCCGCCGCCGCCATCCGCTGAGCCAGCTGGGCCTGGCCCTGGCCGACGCGATCGCGCTGGAACACCAGGTGCTGCGGCCGCTGCGCCAGATCGCCGATGCGGTGGTCGACACCAGCGATCTCAACGTGCACCAGCTGCGCCGGCACGTGATCACCGAATTCGGCATGGGCGGCGAGACCGGCATGTCGCTGCTGTTCGAATCCTTCGCCTACCGCCGCGGCGTGCCGGCCGACGCCGACTTCGTGTTCGACGCGCGCGCCCTGCCCAATCCGCATTGGGACCCGTCGCTGCGGCCGCTGTCCGGGCGCGACGCCGGCGTGCGCGAGTATCTGCAAGCGCAGCCTTACGTGCAGCAGTTCGTCGAACAGATCGGCCAATTCCTGGACATCTGGCTGCCGCGCCTGCAGGCCGACAGCACCCGCAGCTACGCCACCGTGGCCTTCGGCTGCACCGGCGGCCGCCATCGCTCGGTCTATTTGGCCGAACGCCTGGCCGAGCACGCGCGCGAGCGCGGCTGGAACGAAGTGGCCGTGCACCATCGCGAGTTGGATTGA
- a CDS encoding YqgE/AlgH family protein gives MSATPTPLASQLLIALPALSDTNFSRSVALICQHDGDGAMGIVVNRASEYTLGEVFGQMGVDGGGDDLRSQIVLAGGPVHPERGFVLHDGGMQWDSTLAIADALFLTTSRDILEAMARGEGPDNAIVALGCAGWGSGQLEHELTENDWLTAPSDAELLFDLPLDARWHAAAGRIGVDFAHLADYAGHA, from the coding sequence ATGTCCGCCACACCCACACCCCTGGCCAGCCAGCTCCTGATCGCGCTGCCCGCGCTGTCGGACACCAACTTCTCGCGCAGCGTCGCGCTGATCTGCCAGCACGACGGCGACGGCGCGATGGGCATCGTGGTCAACCGCGCCTCCGAGTACACCCTGGGCGAAGTGTTCGGGCAGATGGGGGTGGACGGCGGTGGCGACGACCTGCGTTCGCAGATCGTCCTGGCCGGCGGCCCGGTGCACCCCGAGCGCGGCTTCGTGCTGCACGACGGCGGCATGCAGTGGGACTCGACCCTGGCCATCGCCGACGCGCTGTTCCTGACCACCTCGCGCGACATCCTGGAAGCGATGGCGCGCGGCGAAGGCCCCGACAACGCCATCGTCGCCCTGGGCTGCGCCGGCTGGGGTTCGGGTCAGCTGGAGCACGAACTCACCGAAAACGACTGGCTCACCGCGCCCTCCGACGCCGAGCTGCTGTTCGACCTGCCGCTGGACGCGCGCTGGCACGCCGCCGCGGGCCGCATCGGCGTCGACTTCGCCCACCTGGCCGACTACGCCGGGCACGCATGA
- a CDS encoding prolyl oligopeptidase family serine peptidase has product MLRPLTARLLAIFLLLALMAVACTHTPASRQHGAFVARSLSVDGREYRYQVFVPSRAAGGAHPPVVLFLHGSGERGDDNQRQVAVGLGPWIGRHVDEFPAIAVFPQSPADRSWTDSTARMALAALDAAIGEFGGDPERVALTGLSRGGYGVYELAMMQPDRFAALVPICGGITAPEQIADLYVHEVATAEVPFAIAAQRLQRIPVWIFHGALDEAVPVQQSRLMAQALRQAGGDVRYTEFAEAGHNAWDPAYATAELWPWLWRQRRR; this is encoded by the coding sequence ATGCTCCGCCCCCTTACCGCCCGCCTGTTGGCGATCTTCCTGCTGCTCGCGCTGATGGCGGTGGCCTGCACGCACACGCCCGCATCGCGCCAGCACGGCGCCTTCGTCGCCCGCAGCCTCAGCGTGGACGGGCGCGAGTATCGCTACCAGGTGTTCGTGCCCTCGCGCGCGGCCGGCGGCGCGCATCCGCCGGTGGTGCTGTTCCTGCACGGCTCGGGCGAACGCGGCGACGACAACCAGCGCCAGGTCGCGGTCGGGCTGGGGCCGTGGATCGGCCGTCACGTCGACGAATTCCCGGCCATCGCGGTATTTCCGCAGTCGCCGGCCGACCGATCCTGGACCGACAGCACCGCGCGCATGGCCCTGGCCGCGCTGGACGCGGCCATCGGCGAGTTCGGCGGCGACCCCGAGCGGGTGGCGCTGACCGGCCTGTCGCGCGGCGGCTACGGCGTGTACGAGCTGGCGATGATGCAGCCCGACCGCTTCGCCGCGCTGGTGCCGATCTGCGGCGGCATCACCGCCCCCGAGCAGATCGCCGACCTGTACGTGCACGAGGTCGCCACCGCCGAAGTCCCGTTCGCGATCGCCGCGCAGCGGCTGCAGCGCATTCCGGTGTGGATCTTCCACGGCGCGCTGGACGAGGCGGTGCCGGTGCAGCAGTCGCGGCTGATGGCGCAGGCCCTGCGGCAGGCGGGCGGCGACGTGCGTTACACCGAGTTCGCCGAGGCCGGGCATAACGCCTGGGACCCGGCGTATGCGACGGCGGAGCTGTGGCCTTGGTTGTGGCGACAGCGGCGGCGCTGA
- the ptsP gene encoding phosphoenolpyruvate--protein phosphotransferase, producing MRQTFFGHGASRGSALGRARVRLPHALEVAEEHIAPEQVESELQRLHAAIDTVRAEMHALRERLHGALAHEVGEFLDLHALLLDDPELLQGLDKLIRSGRYAADYALRLQRDRIAAVFEAMDDAYFRSRVDDIDQVIGRIHAALHRHDGDMQGVAGEILVADNVAPAELAQLQAQGVMAIVTAAGSALSHSAILARSLHLPLVVGAAQALQKINDGDVLTVDGASGTIVVEPNADDLRAHRGRMREHARERKQLHRLRREPTRTLDGIDIKLYANAESRDDVAEAHALGTAGVGLYRTEFLFLQRSELPTEEEQFRAYRDVVLGMTGRSVTIRTLDLGADKADRTGLALRDEPNPALGLRGVRLSLARDGLLETQLRALLRASGYGPLRILVPMVSSREEIKRVRALLDRVAADLRREGHEIADQVPLGAMIEVPAAAIALPSFIGAIDFLSIGTNDLVQYLLAADRNNEALGELYTPLHPAVLRLIRDVIRLARARGKSVAVCGEMAGDPSFAPLLLALGLEEFSLHPATLLELRRAIRGLDLSTLRARAPALLRAGDRQGIEDWLRKAGAAS from the coding sequence ATGAGGCAGACGTTCTTCGGACACGGCGCATCGCGGGGCAGCGCGCTGGGCCGCGCACGGGTGCGCCTGCCGCATGCGCTGGAAGTCGCCGAGGAACACATCGCCCCGGAGCAGGTCGAATCCGAACTGCAACGCCTGCACGCGGCCATCGACACCGTGCGCGCCGAGATGCACGCCCTGCGCGAGCGCCTGCACGGCGCGCTCGCGCACGAGGTCGGCGAGTTCCTGGACCTGCACGCGCTGCTGCTGGACGACCCGGAACTGCTGCAGGGCCTGGACAAGCTGATCCGCAGCGGCCGCTACGCCGCCGACTACGCCCTGCGCCTGCAACGCGACCGCATCGCCGCGGTGTTCGAGGCCATGGACGACGCCTATTTCCGCAGCCGCGTCGACGACATCGACCAGGTCATCGGCCGCATCCACGCCGCCCTGCACCGCCACGACGGCGACATGCAGGGCGTGGCCGGCGAGATCCTGGTCGCCGACAACGTCGCCCCGGCCGAGCTGGCCCAGTTGCAGGCGCAGGGGGTGATGGCGATCGTGACCGCCGCCGGCAGCGCGCTTTCGCACAGCGCGATCCTGGCGCGCAGCCTGCACTTGCCGCTGGTGGTGGGCGCGGCGCAGGCGCTGCAGAAGATCAACGACGGCGACGTGCTGACCGTGGACGGCGCCAGCGGCACCATCGTGGTCGAGCCCAATGCCGACGACCTGCGCGCGCACCGCGGCCGCATGCGCGAGCACGCGCGCGAGCGCAAGCAGCTGCACCGGCTGCGGCGCGAACCCACGCGCACGCTCGATGGCATCGACATCAAGCTCTACGCCAACGCCGAATCGCGCGACGACGTGGCCGAGGCACACGCGCTGGGCACGGCCGGCGTGGGCCTGTACCGCACCGAGTTCCTGTTCCTGCAGCGCAGCGAACTGCCGACCGAAGAGGAGCAGTTCCGCGCCTACCGCGACGTGGTGCTGGGCATGACCGGCCGCTCGGTCACCATCCGCACCCTGGACCTGGGCGCGGACAAGGCCGACCGCACCGGCCTGGCCCTGCGCGACGAACCCAACCCGGCCCTGGGCCTGCGCGGCGTGCGCCTGTCGCTGGCCCGCGACGGCCTGCTGGAAACCCAGCTGCGCGCGCTGCTGCGCGCCTCCGGCTACGGCCCGCTGCGGATCCTGGTGCCCATGGTCAGCTCGCGCGAGGAGATCAAGCGCGTGCGCGCCCTGCTCGACCGCGTCGCCGCCGACCTGCGCCGCGAAGGCCACGAGATCGCCGATCAGGTGCCCCTGGGCGCGATGATCGAAGTGCCGGCCGCGGCCATCGCCCTGCCCAGCTTCATCGGCGCGATCGACTTCCTGTCCATCGGCACCAACGACCTGGTCCAGTACCTGCTCGCCGCCGACCGCAACAACGAGGCGCTGGGCGAGCTGTACACGCCGCTGCACCCGGCGGTGCTGCGCCTGATCCGCGACGTGATCCGGCTGGCGCGCGCGCGCGGCAAGTCGGTGGCGGTGTGCGGCGAGATGGCCGGCGACCCTTCGTTCGCACCGCTGCTGCTGGCGCTGGGACTGGAGGAATTCAGCCTGCACCCGGCCACCCTGCTGGAACTACGCCGTGCGATCCGCGGCCTGGACCTGTCGACGTTGCGCGCACGCGCGCCGGCGCTGCTGCGCGCCGGCGACCGCCAGGGCATCGAGGACTGGCTGCGCAAGGCCGGTGCCGCGAGCTGA
- a CDS encoding aspartate carbamoyltransferase catalytic subunit, with amino-acid sequence MTSPHSAAAAAPRHLLTLDGLPREALEALLIRAQAFAEGHYDRRALDGLAVCTLFFEPSTRTRMSFQLATQRLGAQALNFDASTSSTSKGETALDTFKNLEAMGVRGFVVRHREDGAVAALAEHARPGTVLINAGDGRSAHPTQGLLDMLTLRQAKGIDFSGLRVLIVGDVRHSRVARSDLQALRTLGTGEIRVCGPAALLPDDGTLHGCTVSQDLDAALDGVDAVMMLRLQRERMEEGLVASLDDYHRDYGLTAARLRRAAADAAVMHPGPINRGVEITDEVADGPQSLILTQVANGVAARMAVLEALLKG; translated from the coding sequence ATGACTTCTCCGCATTCCGCCGCGGCCGCCGCGCCGCGCCACCTGCTGACCCTGGACGGCCTGCCGCGCGAGGCGCTGGAAGCGCTGCTGATCCGCGCCCAGGCGTTCGCCGAGGGCCACTACGACCGCCGCGCGCTGGACGGGCTGGCGGTGTGCACCCTGTTCTTCGAGCCGTCCACGCGCACGCGCATGAGCTTCCAGCTCGCGACCCAGCGCCTGGGCGCGCAGGCGCTGAATTTCGACGCCTCCACGTCCTCGACCAGCAAGGGCGAGACCGCGCTGGACACCTTCAAGAACCTGGAGGCGATGGGCGTGCGCGGTTTCGTGGTGCGTCACCGCGAGGACGGCGCGGTCGCCGCGTTGGCCGAACACGCGCGGCCGGGCACGGTGCTGATCAACGCCGGCGACGGCCGCAGCGCGCACCCCACCCAGGGCCTGCTGGACATGCTGACCCTGCGCCAGGCCAAGGGCATCGACTTCTCCGGCCTGCGCGTGCTGATCGTCGGCGACGTGCGCCATTCGCGCGTGGCCCGCTCCGACCTGCAGGCGCTGCGCACCCTGGGCACCGGCGAGATCCGCGTCTGCGGCCCGGCCGCGCTGCTGCCCGACGACGGCACCCTGCACGGCTGCACGGTGTCGCAGGACCTGGACGCGGCGCTGGACGGCGTGGACGCGGTGATGATGCTGCGCCTGCAGCGCGAGCGCATGGAGGAGGGGCTGGTCGCCTCGCTGGACGACTACCACCGCGATTACGGCCTGACCGCCGCGCGCCTGCGCCGCGCCGCCGCCGATGCGGCGGTCATGCACCCGGGCCCGATCAACCGCGGCGTGGAGATCACCGACGAGGTCGCCGACGGTCCGCAGTCGCTGATCCTGACCCAAGTCGCCAATGGCGTGGCCGCGCGCATGGCGGTACTCGAAGCCCTGCTCAAGGGCTGA
- a CDS encoding PTS sugar transporter subunit IIA, with protein MSVGILLITHEGIGNALVAVAGRLMRPLPLKVEALEVPFDADHDLLLPLASAALRRVDGGQGVLVLTDLYGASPSNLAARVARLGTPVRRVSALNLPMLLRVLNYSDLELDELPAVAAAGARNGVIIDEA; from the coding sequence ATGAGCGTCGGCATCCTCCTGATCACGCACGAAGGCATCGGCAACGCGCTGGTCGCGGTGGCCGGCCGGCTGATGCGCCCGTTGCCGCTGAAGGTGGAAGCGCTGGAAGTGCCGTTCGACGCCGACCACGACCTGCTGCTGCCGCTGGCCAGCGCCGCGCTGCGCCGCGTCGACGGCGGCCAGGGCGTGCTGGTGCTCACCGACCTGTACGGCGCCTCGCCCAGCAACCTGGCCGCGCGCGTCGCCCGTTTGGGCACGCCGGTGCGGCGGGTGTCGGCGCTGAATCTGCCGATGCTGTTGCGGGTATTGAACTATTCCGACCTTGAACTGGACGAACTGCCCGCGGTCGCCGCGGCCGGCGCCCGCAACGGCGTGATCATCGACGAGGCTTGA
- a CDS encoding EF-hand domain-containing protein — protein sequence MNAPARKLLSCSIALSAVLAMPMAFAQDQTAPTPQEPPPSTSGDASQMQSPMGETTTPVFAEFDVDSDGKISKTEAAIDAKLTSDFATRDKNRDGSLSEAEYNAGHAKHEDRKRK from the coding sequence ATGAATGCCCCCGCTCGCAAGCTGTTGTCGTGCTCGATCGCGCTGTCGGCCGTTTTGGCCATGCCCATGGCTTTCGCTCAGGACCAGACCGCTCCCACGCCGCAGGAACCGCCGCCGAGCACCAGCGGCGACGCATCGCAGATGCAGTCGCCGATGGGCGAGACCACCACGCCGGTGTTCGCCGAGTTCGACGTCGACAGCGACGGCAAGATCAGCAAGACCGAGGCCGCGATCGACGCCAAGCTCACCAGCGATTTCGCCACGCGCGACAAGAACCGCGACGGCTCGCTGAGCGAGGCCGAGTACAACGCCGGCCACGCCAAGCACGAAGACCGCAAGCGCAAGTAA
- the hprK gene encoding HPr(Ser) kinase/phosphatase — protein MTTSISAGELFEQQRERLDLRWLAGQRGDDRVVEAVETVARRPSLAGYLNAIYPNKVQILGSEELSWLDSLDSRLRWETIEKIIQFRPLALVISKNQPCPEDLRQAAEESGTALWVSPRRGHELLNHLQYHLARTLAPRITMHGVFMEIYSIGVLITGESGSGKSELALELVTRGHRLVADDAPEFTQIAPDVLDGTCPEMLQDLLEVRGLGVLNIRQMFGDTAVKNNKYLRLIVHLTRPMTEPKPAGIERLTGDTGLRRVLDLDVPMITLPVMPGRNLAVLTEAATRLHSLRMKGLDPAAAFIARHSNFLERGES, from the coding sequence ATGACCACCAGCATCAGCGCCGGCGAACTGTTCGAGCAGCAGCGCGAGCGCCTGGACCTGCGCTGGCTGGCCGGCCAGCGCGGCGACGACCGCGTGGTCGAGGCCGTGGAAACCGTGGCCCGTCGCCCATCCCTGGCCGGTTACCTCAACGCCATCTACCCCAACAAGGTGCAGATCCTGGGCAGCGAGGAGCTGTCGTGGCTGGATTCGCTGGACTCGCGCCTGCGCTGGGAAACCATCGAGAAGATCATCCAGTTCCGCCCGCTGGCCCTGGTCATCAGCAAGAACCAGCCCTGCCCGGAAGACCTGCGCCAGGCCGCCGAGGAAAGCGGCACCGCGCTGTGGGTGTCGCCGCGGCGCGGCCACGAACTGCTCAACCACCTGCAGTACCACCTGGCCCGCACCCTGGCCCCACGCATCACCATGCACGGCGTGTTCATGGAGATCTATTCCATCGGCGTGCTGATCACCGGCGAGTCCGGTTCGGGCAAGAGCGAGTTGGCCCTGGAGCTGGTCACCCGCGGCCACCGCCTGGTCGCCGACGACGCGCCCGAATTCACCCAGATCGCGCCGGACGTGCTCGACGGCACCTGTCCGGAAATGCTGCAGGACCTGTTGGAAGTGCGCGGCCTGGGCGTGCTCAACATCCGCCAGATGTTCGGCGACACCGCGGTCAAGAACAACAAGTACCTGCGCCTGATCGTGCACCTGACCCGGCCGATGACCGAGCCCAAGCCGGCCGGCATCGAACGCCTCACCGGCGACACCGGCCTGCGCCGGGTGCTGGACCTGGACGTGCCCATGATCACCCTGCCGGTGATGCCCGGCCGCAACCTGGCCGTGCTCACCGAGGCCGCCACGCGCCTGCACAGCCTGCGCATGAAGGGCCTGGACCCGGCCGCGGCCTTCATCGCGCGCCACAGCAACTTCCTGGAGCGCGGCGAATCGTGA
- a CDS encoding DNA-3-methyladenine glycosylase I, whose protein sequence is MSGYCDIAPGHPLHGPYHDREYGFPQRGEAELFERLILEINQAGLSWETILRKREGFRRAYDGFDVDTVAAYGEAERERLLADAGIIRNRLKVDAAIHNAQVVQRLRASHGGFAQWLDAHVLLDGRARDKAAWIKLFKQTFRFTGGEITNEFLMSLGYLPGSHHESCPVYAKLAKRRPAPPWMRAAAK, encoded by the coding sequence ATGTCCGGTTACTGCGATATCGCCCCCGGCCATCCCCTGCACGGCCCCTACCACGACCGCGAGTACGGTTTTCCGCAGCGCGGCGAGGCCGAACTGTTCGAGCGCCTGATCCTGGAAATCAACCAGGCCGGCCTGAGCTGGGAGACCATCCTGCGCAAGCGCGAGGGCTTCCGCCGCGCCTACGACGGCTTCGACGTGGACACCGTGGCCGCTTACGGCGAGGCCGAACGCGAACGCCTGCTCGCCGATGCCGGCATCATCCGCAACCGGCTCAAGGTGGACGCGGCGATCCACAACGCCCAGGTGGTGCAGCGCCTGCGCGCCAGCCACGGCGGTTTCGCCCAATGGCTGGACGCGCATGTGCTGCTGGACGGCCGCGCGCGCGACAAGGCGGCCTGGATCAAGCTGTTCAAGCAGACCTTCCGCTTCACCGGCGGCGAGATCACCAACGAATTCCTGATGAGCCTGGGCTATCTGCCCGGCAGCCACCACGAAAGCTGCCCGGTGTACGCCAAGCTGGCCAAGCGGCGGCCGGCGCCGCCGTGGATGCGCGCCGCCGCCAAGTAA
- the mgtE gene encoding magnesium transporter has translation MAEAVRHDKTARQLRLLSDALDSGRLGPVRRLVNTLSPAEIGNLLESLPPGKRVVVWGLVDPEDDGEVLVHVGDEVRESLLADMDTDEIVAAVEDLDIDDLADLVEDLPDTVIDEVLKSMDRENRERLEQVLSYPEDTAGRLMNPDVVTVRADTTIDVVLRYLRLRGELPEHTDHLYVVSRRHQYLGRIALAALLTHEPGTAINKLMDDEQPAIDMTETAAEVARQFSDHDWISAPVVDDNNILLGRITIDDVVDIIRDQAEHQALSAAGLDEDEDLFSPVRRAFRRRLIWLSVNLCTAFLAASVVGQFEDSIAKLVALAALMPIVAGMGGNAGTQVLALMIRGLALGQIGASNVGVLLRKELSVALINGLVLGIGLGLIVLLWFRQPGLSLVIGTALTINLLTAAAGGVLVPITLKRLGFDPALAGGVILTTLTDVMGFLSFLGLATLILLR, from the coding sequence ATGGCCGAAGCCGTCCGCCACGACAAGACCGCACGCCAGCTGCGACTGCTATCCGATGCGCTGGACAGCGGCCGCCTGGGTCCGGTCCGGCGCCTGGTCAACACCCTGTCCCCGGCCGAAATCGGCAACCTGCTCGAGTCGCTGCCCCCGGGCAAGCGCGTGGTGGTGTGGGGCCTGGTCGACCCTGAAGACGACGGCGAGGTGCTGGTCCACGTCGGCGACGAGGTGCGCGAGAGCCTGCTCGCGGACATGGACACCGACGAGATCGTCGCCGCGGTCGAAGACCTGGACATCGACGACCTGGCCGATCTGGTCGAGGATCTGCCCGACACGGTCATCGACGAAGTGCTCAAGTCGATGGACCGCGAGAACCGCGAGCGGCTGGAGCAGGTGCTGTCCTACCCCGAGGACACCGCCGGCCGCTTGATGAACCCCGACGTGGTGACGGTGCGCGCCGACACCACCATCGACGTGGTGCTGCGCTACCTGCGCCTGCGCGGCGAGCTGCCCGAGCACACCGACCACCTGTACGTGGTCAGCCGCCGCCACCAGTACCTGGGCCGGATCGCCCTGGCCGCGCTGCTCACCCACGAGCCCGGCACCGCGATCAACAAGCTCATGGACGACGAGCAGCCGGCGATCGACATGACCGAGACCGCGGCCGAGGTCGCGCGCCAGTTCTCCGACCACGACTGGATCAGCGCGCCGGTGGTGGACGACAACAACATCCTGCTCGGCCGCATCACCATCGACGACGTGGTCGACATCATCCGCGACCAGGCCGAGCACCAGGCCCTGAGCGCGGCCGGCCTGGACGAGGACGAGGATCTGTTCAGCCCGGTTCGGCGCGCGTTCCGCCGCCGCCTGATCTGGCTCAGCGTGAACCTGTGCACGGCGTTCCTGGCCGCCAGCGTGGTCGGCCAGTTCGAGGATTCCATCGCCAAGCTGGTGGCGCTGGCGGCGCTGATGCCGATCGTGGCCGGCATGGGCGGCAACGCCGGCACCCAGGTGCTGGCGCTGATGATCCGCGGCCTGGCCCTGGGCCAGATCGGCGCCTCCAACGTGGGCGTGCTGCTGCGCAAGGAGCTGTCGGTGGCGCTGATCAACGGCCTGGTGCTGGGCATCGGCCTGGGCCTGATCGTGCTGCTGTGGTTCCGTCAGCCGGGCCTGTCGCTGGTGATCGGCACCGCGCTGACCATCAACCTGCTCACCGCCGCGGCCGGCGGCGTGCTGGTGCCCATCACGCTCAAGCGCCTGGGCTTCGACCCGGCCCTGGCCGGCGGCGTGATCCTGACCACGCTCACCGACGTGATGGGCTTCCTGAGCTTCCTCGGCCTGGCCACGCTGATCCTGTTGCGTTGA
- the ruvX gene encoding Holliday junction resolvase RuvX — protein MSADAAPQAGIRRDGTVLGFDVGARRIGVAVGSAFGHGARALAVVDVHGHGPDWNAIDRLRNEWRPDGLIVGDPMTLEGGDQPARVRAHAFARELQARYKLPVVLVDERASSIEAAQRFAADRAEGRKRRRDAEALDAVAAAVIVERYLAAPDDATDLSRLSSA, from the coding sequence ATGAGCGCCGACGCCGCCCCGCAGGCAGGCATCCGTCGCGACGGTACCGTGCTGGGCTTCGACGTGGGCGCGCGCCGCATCGGCGTGGCCGTAGGCAGCGCCTTCGGCCACGGCGCGCGCGCGCTGGCGGTGGTGGACGTGCACGGCCACGGCCCGGACTGGAACGCGATCGACCGCTTGCGCAACGAATGGCGCCCGGACGGCCTGATCGTCGGCGACCCCATGACCCTGGAAGGCGGCGATCAGCCCGCGCGGGTGCGCGCGCATGCGTTCGCGCGCGAACTGCAGGCGCGCTACAAGCTGCCGGTGGTGCTGGTGGACGAGCGCGCCAGCTCGATCGAGGCCGCGCAGCGTTTCGCCGCCGACCGCGCCGAGGGCCGCAAGCGCCGCCGCGACGCCGAGGCTTTGGACGCGGTGGCCGCTGCGGTGATCGTCGAACGCTACCTGGCCGCGCCCGACGACGCGACCGATCTTTCCCGCTTGTCTTCCGCCTGA